One Streptomyces dangxiongensis genomic window, CCGCCGGACCTCGGCGGTGTACTCGCGGTACACGGCGAGGTCCTGCCGGGACGGGTACGCGAAGGCGACGTGGACGACCTTCTCCCGCCATTCGGGGTGGTCGTCGAGTAGCTGCCGGTAGGCCAGCAGCCCGCGCACGATGTTCTTGGACAGCTCGGTGCGGTCCACCCGGACGATCGTCCTGCGCGCCGTCCCGTCGGGGCCCGGGCCGATCTCCGCGCGGAGGGCCGTCATCCGCTCGGCCACGTCGTCCTGGTGGGCCCGCCCGCGCAGGAAGTCCGCGTCCGCGCCGAGACCGTGCACCCCGATCCGGGTGCCGGCGGCGGCGTCGGGCCCGAGGACCACCTGACAGCAGGCGGTGAAGGCGTCCGCCCACCGCTGGGTGAGGAACGCCGCGCGGTCCGCGCCCAGGATGCCGCCGAGCAGCTCGGCGGCGATGTCGTCGGGCAGCAGGCGGAAGTAGTCCGGCGGCGCCCACGGGGTGTGCGAGAAGTGGCCGATGCGCAGGTCGGGGCGCAGCTCCCGGAGCAGGCGCGGGGCGAGGGCCAGGTGGTAGTCCTGGATCAGCACCGCGGCGCCCTCGGCGGCCTCCTCGGCCAGCGCCTCCGCGAACGCCTGGTTGTAGGCCCGGTACGACGCCCAGTGCCGCCGGAACTCCGCGTCGAAGACCGGCTCCATCGGGGTCTGGTACAGCATGTGGTGGACGAACCAGAGCACCGAGTTGGCGATGTCGTTGTAGGCCGCGGCGTGCACGGCCGGGTCGATGCCGAGCATCCGCACCCGCTGCCCGCCGGTGTCCGCGGCCGGCAGCAGTCCGCCGTCCGCGCGCCGCACGGCCTCGCGGTCGCCGTCGCCGAGCGCGGCGCACACCCACACGGAGTCCGCGTCGGACCCGATGGCCGACAGCCCGGAGACGAGCCCGCCGCCGCCCCGCCTGGCGTGCAGCGAGCCCTCCTCGTCGATCTGATACGAAACCGGGCCGCGATTGGACGCGACCAGCACCTGAGCCTGTTCAGCAGTGCCGTGCGTGGAAGCCATACGCCTCAACCTAGCCCGGCCCACAAACGCTCAAACGTACGGTCCGCCCGCAAACGGGACCGTATACGGACCGTTCACGCCACCTTGCGCTCGGCGTACTCGGCGATCTCCACCATGGGCGGCCGTTCCTCGGTGTCCACCGAGTAGGTGTGCGCGGCTCGAACCCGTCCTCGCCCCGCTCGAACTGGGTCAGCGCGGGCCGGACCAGATGGCCGCGGGCCAGCCGGAGCTGGGCGGTGCGGTAGATCGCGGCGGCCATCCGGCCCAGGGCCTGCCCGTCCTGGTGGCGATGCAGGCGCACACCCACGTCGACCTGGGCCAGCGCGTCCAGGCCGGCCAGGTGCAGCGCGTCCACCAGCATCCCCAGCTCCACGCCGTAGCCGACGGGGAACGGCAACTGCTCCAGCAGGGAGCGGCGGGCCGCGTACTCGCCGCCGAGCGGCTGCACGAAGCCGGCCAGTTGCGGCCAGTGCATGTTCAGCAGCGGCCGGGCCATCAGCTCGGTGACCCGGCCGCCCTGCCCGGCCGCGCCGCCGAGCGGGCGGTCGTACATCGCCTTGACCAGGTCCACGCCGGGTTCGGTGAGCAGCGGGCCGACGATCCCGGTGACGAAGTCGGAGGAGAACTCGCGCAGGTCCGCGTCGATGAAGCAGACGATGTCCCCGCCGGTCACCAGCAGCGAGCGCCACAGCACCTCGCCCTTGCCGGGGACGGCGGGGATACGGGGCAGGATGGCGTCGCGGTGCACGACCCGGGCGCCGGCGCGCGCGGCGACCTGCGCGGTGCGGTCGGTGGACCCGGAGTCGACGACGACGATCTCGTCGACCAGCGGTATCTGCTCCACGAGGTCGTGGCGGATGACCGCGACGATGTCGCCGACCGTCTCCTCCTCGTTGAGCGCGGGCAGCACGACGCTGATCGTCTGGCCCGTGCGCTGCTTGGCGGCCAGGACGCGGTGGAGCGGGCGGTCGGTCACGGACCAGGAGCGGTCGGCCAGCCAGCGCTCGACTTCTTCCAGCACGGTCTGCGGCTCCTCACTGTCACGACCACACGCACACGGTGTGATCCATCTCGCGGTACGGACGACTATCTCAACTGTCCTGGCCTTCGGTTACAGTCTTGAACAACGCCGGTGACCATCGCATGTCGGGGGTCGCCCGCGTCAACAACCACATATTGCTCATCCAGAGGGGCAGAGGGACACGGCCCGATGAAGCCCCGGCAACCCTCCAGTCGGTTCTCGTAGATCAGTTCTGATCGTCTCCGCGAGGCTCCCGGCTAGGGAAGGTGCCAAATCCGTCTCACGGCGAAGTGCGTCGTGAGGAAGATGAGGAGAAAGGGCCTCGCCTCCATGGCTGTGCAGACAGTTGCAAGCGCCAGCAGTCCCACCGTCGACCTCGGTCCCGCCACGGCCCTGAGCTGTCGCGAGTGCGGTCACCGGGTGCCGCTCGGCCCGGTCTTCGCCTGCGAGGAGTGTTTCGGTCCGCTGGAGATCGCCTACGACTTCTCCGCCTACGACACCGAAGAGCTGCGCCGCCGCATCGAGGCGGGCCCCGCGAACATCTGGCGCTACGCCCCGCTGCTGCCCGTCCCCGCGGACGTCGCCGGCAAGCCCAACCTGAACCCGGGCTGGACCGAGCTGGTCAAGGCCGACAACCTGGCGCGCGAACTGGGCGTGACCGGCGGGCTGTACGTGAAGGACGACTCCGGCAACCCGACGCACTCCTTCAAGGACCGGGTCGTCGCCCAGGCCCTGGAGGCCGCCCGCGCCTTCGGCTTCACCACCCTGTCCTGCTCCTCCACCGGCAACCTGGCCGGTGCCGTCGGCGCCGCCGCCGCCCGGGCCGGCCTGCGCTCCTGCGTGTTCATCCCGCACGACCTGGAGCAGGCCAAGGTGGTCATGGCCGCCGTCTACGGCGGTGAGCTGGTCGGCATCGAGGGCAACTACGACGACGTGAACCGCTTCTGCTCCGAGCTGATCGGCGACTCGGCCGGCGAGGGCTGGGGCTTCGTCAACGTCAACCTGCGGCCGTACTACGCGGAGGGCTCCAAGACCCTCGCGTACGAGATCTGCGAGCAGCTCGGCTGGCGGCTGCCCGACCAGATCGTGGTCCCGATCGCCTCCGGCTCCCAGCTCACGAAGATCGACAAGGGTCTGCGGGAGCTGATCAGTCTCGGCCTCGTCGAGGACCGGCCGTACCGGATCTTCGGCGCCCAGGCCGAGGGCTGCTCGCCGGTGTCCACCGCCTTCAAGGCCGGGCCCGACGTCGTACGGCCGCAGAAGCCGAACACGATCGCCAAGTCGCTCGCCATCGGCAACCCGGCCGACGGTCCGTACGTCCTGGACATCGCGCGCCGCACCGGCGGTGCCGTGGAGGACGTCACCGACCAGCAGGTCGTGGACGCGATCCGGCTGCTCGCGCGGACCGAGGGCATCTTCGCGGAGACCGCCGGCGGGGTCACCGTGGGCGTCACCCGCAAGCTGATCGAGAACGGTGTGCTGGACCCGGCGAAGACCACGGTCGTCCTCAACACCGGCGACGGCCTGAAGACTTTGGACGCGGTGGCCGGGACCGGCCTCACCGCCACCATCCGCCCGACCCTGGACTCCTTCCGAGAGGCTGGCCTCGCATGAGCGTGACCGTTCGCATCCCCACCATCCTGCGCACCTACACCGGCGGCTCGGCCGAGGTCGCCGCCGAGGGCGCGACCCTCGCCGACGTCATCGCCGACCTGGAGAGGAACCACACGGGGATCGCCGCCCGGGTGCTGGACGACCAGGGCAAGCTGCGCCGGTTCGTCAACGTGTACGTGAACGACGACGACGTCCGCTTCGAGCAGGGCCTGCAGACCGCCACGCCGGACGGCGCGGGCGTGTCGATCATTCCGGCGGTCGCCGGCGGCTGATCCGCCGCATCATTACCTTCGGTAACGTCGGTTACATGTTGTTCCTGCGATTGCCCCCTCCACAAGAGAAGCGGAGGGGGCAATTCTGTGTGATTGAGCGCGGTAGAGTTGGGGAACACGGTCGCGGTCCGCGGGTCGGCGGCCCTTCATTCGGTGCTGTGCGCCCGACAAGAAACAGCCAAAGTGCTGGGGTGTTCCGCGGCATTTGTTCCCTTTGTGGGGCCCGACTTGCCCTGAAGTCGGATGAATTCTCGCCACATTCCGGACCGCTCGCTTCCAGATTTCTCGTCCGATTGACCTGTTGCAGAGGGCAGTTGGACAGATACATTCAGCCGCGGTCGACGCGTTCCGGCGCACGCCCCCGGCCAATGGGGGGTGAGGTCTGACCCGGGTCCGCGAAGTGCGGATCTGTGCAAGGGCCAGTAATAGGGGAGTTAGGCATGGCTCAGGGCACCGTCAAGTGGTTCAACGCGGAGAAGGGGTACGGCTTCATCGCGGTCGACGGTGGTGCGGACGTCTTCGTCCATTACAGCGCCATTCAGATGGACGGCTACCGCACCCTGGAAGAGGGCCAGCGGGTGGAGTTCGAGATCTCGCAGGGCCAGAAGGGCCCGCAGGCCGACATGGTTCGCCTCGGCGCCTGAACGTCTTTTGTGGCGAAGGGCCCGCACCGGCACAGGGTGCGGGCCCTTCGCCGTGCCCGGGTCCGTGCCTGCTCCGTGCCCGGTCCGGGGCGGGATCCGCGTCCGTCCGTGCCCGGTCCCGTGTCCGCGCCCGGTGTTCGCGCGGGGCTGACGGAGGGCCCGTTACCCCGCGAGGCGCTTGCACTCGACCATGCCGAGTGCTAATCATTGGCGTTAGCACTCTGAAGGTGAGAGTGACAACGAAGGACCGGGTCGGTGAGGCCCGCAGGCCAAGTGGGGCAAGGAACCACGCGGCCGGCGAGCCGTCCGTCGCGGGCGCGGGCGCGGTCCGAAGGAATCACCCCCAGTCCTGGAGGGACCACTTCACATGGCCAAGATCATCGCGTTCGACGAGGAGGCGCGGCGCGGCCTCGAGCGCGGCATGAACCAGCTCGCGGACGCCGTAAAGGTGACGCTCGGCCCCAAGGGCCGCAACGTCGTCCTCGAGAAGAAGTGGGGCGCCCCCACGATCACCAACGATGGTGTCTCCATCGCCAAGGAGATCGAGCTCGAGGACCCGTACGAGAAGATCGGCGCCGAGCTGGTCAAGGAAGTCGCCAAGAAGACGGACGACGTCGCCGGTGACGGTACGACCACCGCGACCGTTCTCGCTCAGGCCCTGGTCAAGGAAGGCCTGCGCAACGTCGCCGCCGGCGCCAACCCCATGGCCCTGAAGCGCGGTATCGAGAAGGCCGTCGAGGCCGTCTCCGCCGCCCTGCTGGAGCAGGCGAAGGACGTCGAGACCAAGGAGCAGATCGCCTCCACCGCGTCCATCTCCGCCGCCGACACCCAGATCGGCGAGCTGATCGCCGAGGCCATGGACAAGGTCGGCAAGGAAGGCGTCATCACCGTCGAGGAGAGCAACACCTTCGGTCTTGAGCTGGAGCTCACCGAGGGCATGCGCTTCGACAAGGGCTACATCTCCGCCTACTTCGCGACCGACATGGAGCGCATGGAGTCGGTGCTCGAGGACCCCTACATCCTCATCGCCAACTCCAAGATCTCCTCGGTCAAGGACCTGCTCCCGCTCCTGGAGAAGGTCATGCAGTCGGGCAAGCCGCTGCTGATCATCGCCGAGGACGTCGAGGGCGAGGCCCTGTCGACCCTGGTCGTCAACAAGATCCGCGGCACCTTCAAGTCCGTCGCCGTCAAGGCCCCGGGCTTCGGCGACCGCCGCAAGGCCATGCTCGGCGACATCGCCATCCTCACGGGCGGCGAGGTCATCTCCGAGGAGGTCGGCCTCAAGCTGGAGAACGCGACCCTGGACCTCCTGGGCCGTGCCCGCAAGGTCGTCATCACCAAGGACGAGACCACCATCGTCGACGGTTCGGGCTCCTCCGAGCAGGTCAACGGCCGGGTCAACCAGATCCGCGCCGAGATCGAGAACAGCGACTCGGACTACGACCGCGAGAAGCTCCAGGAGCGCCTGGCGAAGCTCGCCGGCGGTGTCGCGGTCATCAAGGCCGGTGCCGCCACCGAGGTGGAGCTCAAGGAGCGCAAGCACCGCATCGAGGACGCCGTCCGCAACGCGAAGGCGGCCGTCGAGGAGGGCATCGTCGCCGGTGGTGGCGTGGCCCTGCTCCAGGCCTCCCAGGTCTTCGAGAAGCTGGAGCTCGAGGGTGACGAGGCGACCGGCGCCAACGCCGTGCGCATCGCGCTCGAGGCCCCGCTGAAGCAGATCGCCGTCAACGCCGGCCTCGAGGGCGGTGTCGTGGTGGAGAAGGTGCGCAACCTCACCCCGGGCCACGGCCTGAACGCCGCGACCGGTGAGTACGTCGACCTGGTCGCCGAGGGCATCATCGACCCGGCGAAGGTGACGCGTTCCGCGCTCCAGAACGCCGCGTCCATCGCCGCGCTGTTCCTCACCACCGAGGCCGTCATCGCCGACAAGCCGGAGAAGAACGCCGCGCCGGCCGGCGGCGGCATGCCGGGCGGTGACATGGACTTCTGATCGGCCTCCGGCTGATCGCCTGTCCTTCCGACCGAGGGCGGCACCTCCTGCTGACGCAGGGGGTGCCGCCCTCGGGCGTTTCCCGCGACGGGTGTGCGGTGTGACCGGGGTCACGGAGCCGGTGGGGTGCGGGTGGAATGCGCGAACGCGTGCCGGAGGTTTATTCATTAGGTGCAACATTGCGTGCGCACATACCGACTGGTCTACCGAGTGAATCCCCGAGGAGCCCCCACGTGACCGTCACGACCCCCGCCTCCCGCGCGGCCCGGATCCTGTCCCGGCCGATCTCCCTCAACGGCCTCACCGTCCCCAACCGGATCGTGATGGCGCCGATGACCCGCATGTTCTCCCCGGGCGGCGTCCCCGGCGAGGACGTGCGCTCGTACTACGCCCGCCGCGCCGCCGCCGGTGTCGGCCTCATCGTCACCGAGGGCACCTACGTGGGCCACGAGTCGGCCGGTCAGAGCGACCGCGTCCCGCGCTTCCACGGCGAGGAGCAGTTGGCGGGCTGGGCGAAGGTCGCCGAGGACGTGCACGCGGCCGGCGGCACGATCGTCCCGCAGCTCTGGCACATCGGCACCGTCCGCAACGAGGGTGACGCGCCCTTCCCGGACGCCCCCTCCCACGGCCCCTCCGGCCTGCGCGTCGACGGCACCGCGGACGCCACCCCCATGACCCAGGCCGACATCGACGCCGTCATCGGCGCGTTCGCCCGGGCCGCGGCGGACGCCGAGCGCATCGGCTTCGACGGCGTGGAGATCCACGGCGCCCACGGCTACCTCCTCGACCAGTTCCTGTGGGCGTACACCAACCGCCGCACCGACGGCTACGGCGGCGACCCGGTGGCCCGGGCGCGGTTCACGGCGGAGCTGGTCGCCGCCGTCCGCGACGCCGTCTCCCCGGAGTTTCCGATCATCTTCCGCTACTCGCAGTGGAAGCAGGAGGCCTACGACGCCCGGCTCGCGCAGACCCCCGAGGAGCTGGAGTCCATCCTCACCCCGCTGGCGGAGGCCGGTGTCGACGCCTTCCACGCCTCCACCCGCCGCTACTGGCTCCCCGAGTTCGACGGTTCGGACCTGAACCTGGCCGGCTGGACCAAGAAGCTCACCGGCAAGCCGGTCATCACCGTCGGCTCGGTCGGCCTCGACGGCGACTTCGTGCACGCCTTCGAGGGCGAGGGCTCCCCGGTCCGCGGCCTCGACAACCTCCTGGACCGCCTGGAGGCCGACGAGTTCGACATGGTCGCCGTCGGCCGCGCGCTGCTCCAGGACCCGGAGTGGGCCGCCAAGGTGCTCGCCGACCGCTTCGACGAGCTGCAGCCGTACGACGCGGCGGCGATCAAGACCCTGAGCTGACCCGGCCGCGGGCCCCGCGCCGCTCCGGCTACAGATTGCCCATGGGCTCGATGTCGACCCGTACCGGGGTTCCCCACACCCGCAGCACCTCGTAGTCGGTGAACTCGTGCACGAGCCGGTACGCCATGGCCGGGCGGGAGCCGCGCCGCTGGGCCGCGAGGTACGCCTCGGCCTCGCGGAGGTCCCGCCGGGGTGTGCCGCAAAGCTGCCACTCCTGCCCGTTCCACAGCTCCGGCAGCCACCGCTGCTGGGGCTCTGGCCGGTCGCCGCGGACGCCGTAGCGGGAGGGGGCCGACGGCACCGGCTCGCCGGGCCGGGGCCGGCCCCGGAACTCCGAGCGGCGGGCGGCCCGGCGCCGGGTCTCGCACAGCAGGCACAGGTCGGGGGCGCTCTCGTCGACCGGCCCCTGCGGATGCTCGGGGCACCGGGTGGCGGGCGCGCCGGCCGTGACGCTGTCCTCCAGCAGGTCGAGGGCGCGCCGCAGATCGCTCCTGATCTCGTGCAGCCGCGCGTCCGGCGTGTCGGCGGTCAGGGCCTCTCCGTGCTCCCCGAGCAGCCGCAGAGCCCGTCCGAGGGCGGTGAGCTGGGCATGGTTCATGTCGATCGGTCGCCTCCTCCCCACCATGGTGCCCTGCCCGCCCGGACCCGGGATCCCGGGTCGTGGGCCGGGCGTCTCCGGTGGGCGCGCTCAGGTGCCGGGCGCCGGGGTGGCGGTGCCGGTGGAGGTGGCGCCGGTGGTGCCGATGGTGCTCGTGGTGCCGGTGGTGCTGGCGGTGTCGACGGTGCCGGTCGTGCCGGTCGTGACGGTGGTGCCGGTGGTGTCGGTGGGCCGGAAGGTGAGGTAGGTGGCCAGGAAGCCCACCAGGTAGCCGGTGAGGAGGCCGCCCGCGTAGACCGAGGCCAGCATGGCCGGGCCGCGGTTCCCGGCCAGCAGCGGGAACAGGGCCCAGCCCGACGGGCCGATCGCCGTGGCGCCCACCCGGGTGCCCAGCATGGCGAAGAAGCCGATGAACGCACCGCCCGCCGCCCCGCCCGCGCAGGCGGTCAGGAACGGCCGGCCGAGCGGCAGGGAGACGCCGTAGATCAGGGGTTCGCCGACCCCCAGCAGGCCCGCCGGGAGCGCCGACCTGATCGTCGTCCGCAGCGGGACGTCGTGACGGAGGCGGACGTAGACCGCGAGGGCAGCGCCCACCTGCCCGGCGCCCGCCATCGCCAGCAGCGGCAGCAGTGCCGTGTAGCCCTGCTGTTCGATCAGGGTGGCGTGCAGCGGGATCAGGGCCTGGTGCAGGCCCAGCATGACCAGGGGGAGGAACAGGCCGCCGAGGAGCAGCCCGGCCAGGGCGCCGGTGGTGGCGAGCAGCCAGGTCGCGGCCGTGCCGATCGCCGCCGCCACCGTCCCGGCCGCGTACATCAGGCCGTACAGCGTCACCAGGCCGGCGACGAGGACCGTCACGGCCGGGGTCAGCAGGACGTCCAGCGCGCCCGGCACCCGGCCCCGGCACCACTTCTCCACCCGCGTGGCCAGGAACGCCGCCGCGAGCGCGCCGAGCACCCCGCCCTGCCCGGGCGCCAGGTGCACGCCGAACGCCGTCACCTTCGCCACGCCCGGATACACCACGACCGCCGCGACGGCCCCGCCCAGCACGGGCGTGCCGCCGAACTCCTTGGCCGTGTTGTAGCCGACGAACACCGGGATCAGGGCCATGAACGCGGAGGCGATCGCGGACAGAGCGGGGGTGAGCGCGGGCAGCAGGCCGGCGTTCAGCAGCAGGCCGTTGAGCCCGGCCAGGATGCCGCAGCCGATGAGGGCGGGGATCAGCGGGACGAACACGTGCGCGACGCGCCGCAGGGCGGTCCGGACGGGGGCGGCGTCACGGCGCCGGACGTCCTCCGGGGCCCGGGCCGCCCGGTCGGGTGCCGTCTCGGGGGCGGCGGCGTCGGTGGTGTCGGTGGTCCCTGCGGCGAGCAGCGTGCGGACCTCGGCCGTGACCTCGTCGACCACGCCGGGCCCGAGCACGATCTGCCACATGTCCCCGCCGCTCACCACCCCGAGCACGCCGGGTACGGCCCGCAGGGCCTCCTCGTCCCCGGCCGCCGGGTCGGCGAGGGTCAGCCGCAGGCGGGTCATGCAGTGGGTCACGGAGACGACGTTGGCCGGTCCGCCCACCCGGGCGAGGACGGCGGTCGCGGTGGAGGCGGGGTCGATGCGCACGCCCCGAGCGTGCGGGTCAGCGGGGGGCGTGCGCCAGCGCGGCACGCAGATGGCCGTCACACTCCTCCAGAAGGCGGGCGGCCGTCGGGCCGTCGACGCCGGCGAGCAGCGCCAGGATCGCGTGTTTGACCTCGCCGCCGGTCCGGGTGAGGGCCTCCTCGATCTCCTCGTCGCCCGCTCCGGTGGCGAGCGCGACGATCCGGCGGGAGCGGGCCCGCAGCTTCTCGTTGGAGGCGCGCACGTCGACCATCAGGTTCCCGTACGTCTTGCCGAGCCGGATCATCGTGATCGTCGACAGCATGTTGAGGACGAGCTTCTGGGCCGTGCCCGCCTTCAGCCGGGTGGAGCCGGTGATCAGCTCCGGGCCCACGACGACCTCGATGCCGTGCTCGGCGGCGGCGGCCAGCGCGCTGTTCTCGTTGCAGGCCAGGCCGACGGTCAGCGCGCCCAGTGCGCGGGCGTGCTCGACGGCGCCGACCGCGTAGGGGGTGCGGCCGGAGGCGGAGACGCCGACCACGCTGTCCTCGGCGTTCAGCTTCAGCGCGTCGAGGTCCCTGCGGGCCAGTTCCGCGGAGTCCTCGGCGCCCTCCACGGAGGTCACCATGGCGTCGGGGCCGCCCGCGATGAGGCCGACTACCTGGGCGGGGTCGGTGTTGAAGGTGGGCGGGCACTCGGAGGCGTCCAGCACGCCGAGCCGGCCGGCGGTCCCGGCTCCGGCGTAGACGAGCCGTCCGCCGCGGGTCATGCGGTCGGCGACGGCGTCGACGGCGGCGGCGATCCGTGGCAGCTCGGCGGCGACGGCGGCGGGCACGCCCGCGTCCTCGCCGTTCATCAGCCGGGCGATCTCCAGGGTGGGCAGCCGGTCGATGTCGGCCAGCTCGGGCCGGAAGGCCTCGGTGGTCAGGGAAGCCAGTTCGGTGCGCAGGTCATGAGAGGTCATGGGGGGTGGCTCTCTCCGGTGACTCTTGGGACAGGGGGGCCAGTGAACCGGTTTCGGGGCGCGGGGAGCTGCGCGACAAGCCCAGTCGGCCCGCGGATCCCCGCGAACGGTACGTCGTGCGTTCTACCGCGAAGCGCTGCGGTGCCGGTGGGCCAGCGCCTCGTACGACGCGGCCAGGGCGGGCGCCGCCGTCTCGTACGTCCGCTGGGCGACCCCGACGAACAGGCAGTCCACCACCAGTAGCTGACTCGTCCGGGACGACATCGCGGCGGGCCGCAGCTCCGACTCCCGCGAGGTCGACGTGGTCAGCACCAGGTCGGCGTACTGGGTGACGGGCGAGTCGGGCCTGCCGGTGATGGCGACGGTCGTCGCGCCGTGCTCGAAGGCGGCCCGGAGCGGTTCGATGACGTCCCCGGTGGACCCGGAGTGCGTGATGGCGATCGCCACGTCTCCCGAGCGGAGCTGCACCGCGTTGGTCACGGCGAGATGCGGGTCGCTGTGCGCGTGGGCTATGAGCCCTATCCGCAGCAGCTTCTGGGTGAGGTCCTGGGCGACGAGCCCGGAGGCTCCTATGCCGTACACGTCGGTGCGCCGGGCGCCGGCCAGCGCGGTGACCGCCGCGCCCAGTTGGCCGGTGTCGAGTCCGGCGGCGGTGTCGGCGAGGGTCTGCTGTTCCTCGTAGGCCAGTTTGGCGACGACGTCGGCCAGGGGATCGTCCACCGCGATGTCGGTGGTGATGGCGGGGGCGCGGCCGGACTGCTGCTGGGCGGCGAGTCCGGCGAGGGCGAGGCGCAGGTCGCGGTAGCCGGGGTAGCCGAGCAGCCGGGCGGTGCGCACGACGGTGGCCTCG contains:
- a CDS encoding alpha,alpha-trehalose-phosphate synthase (UDP-forming), with product MASTHGTAEQAQVLVASNRGPVSYQIDEEGSLHARRGGGGLVSGLSAIGSDADSVWVCAALGDGDREAVRRADGGLLPAADTGGQRVRMLGIDPAVHAAAYNDIANSVLWFVHHMLYQTPMEPVFDAEFRRHWASYRAYNQAFAEALAEEAAEGAAVLIQDYHLALAPRLLRELRPDLRIGHFSHTPWAPPDYFRLLPDDIAAELLGGILGADRAAFLTQRWADAFTACCQVVLGPDAAAGTRIGVHGLGADADFLRGRAHQDDVAERMTALRAEIGPGPDGTARRTIVRVDRTELSKNIVRGLLAYRQLLDDHPEWREKVVHVAFAYPSRQDLAVYREYTAEVRRVADDINERYGTAGWTPVVLHVKDDFARSLAAYRLADVALVNPIRDGMNLVAKEVPVVSDEGCALVLSREAGAYEELGEDAIVVNPYDIGGTADALHAALSLPVAERAERSKRLAAAATALPPARWFLDQLDALRN
- the thrC gene encoding threonine synthase, with translation MAVQTVASASSPTVDLGPATALSCRECGHRVPLGPVFACEECFGPLEIAYDFSAYDTEELRRRIEAGPANIWRYAPLLPVPADVAGKPNLNPGWTELVKADNLARELGVTGGLYVKDDSGNPTHSFKDRVVAQALEAARAFGFTTLSCSSTGNLAGAVGAAAARAGLRSCVFIPHDLEQAKVVMAAVYGGELVGIEGNYDDVNRFCSELIGDSAGEGWGFVNVNLRPYYAEGSKTLAYEICEQLGWRLPDQIVVPIASGSQLTKIDKGLRELISLGLVEDRPYRIFGAQAEGCSPVSTAFKAGPDVVRPQKPNTIAKSLAIGNPADGPYVLDIARRTGGAVEDVTDQQVVDAIRLLARTEGIFAETAGGVTVGVTRKLIENGVLDPAKTTVVLNTGDGLKTLDAVAGTGLTATIRPTLDSFREAGLA
- a CDS encoding MoaD/ThiS family protein, which encodes MSVTVRIPTILRTYTGGSAEVAAEGATLADVIADLERNHTGIAARVLDDQGKLRRFVNVYVNDDDVRFEQGLQTATPDGAGVSIIPAVAGG
- a CDS encoding cold-shock protein; its protein translation is MAQGTVKWFNAEKGYGFIAVDGGADVFVHYSAIQMDGYRTLEEGQRVEFEISQGQKGPQADMVRLGA
- the groL gene encoding chaperonin GroEL (60 kDa chaperone family; promotes refolding of misfolded polypeptides especially under stressful conditions; forms two stacked rings of heptamers to form a barrel-shaped 14mer; ends can be capped by GroES; misfolded proteins enter the barrel where they are refolded when GroES binds); its protein translation is MAKIIAFDEEARRGLERGMNQLADAVKVTLGPKGRNVVLEKKWGAPTITNDGVSIAKEIELEDPYEKIGAELVKEVAKKTDDVAGDGTTTATVLAQALVKEGLRNVAAGANPMALKRGIEKAVEAVSAALLEQAKDVETKEQIASTASISAADTQIGELIAEAMDKVGKEGVITVEESNTFGLELELTEGMRFDKGYISAYFATDMERMESVLEDPYILIANSKISSVKDLLPLLEKVMQSGKPLLIIAEDVEGEALSTLVVNKIRGTFKSVAVKAPGFGDRRKAMLGDIAILTGGEVISEEVGLKLENATLDLLGRARKVVITKDETTIVDGSGSSEQVNGRVNQIRAEIENSDSDYDREKLQERLAKLAGGVAVIKAGAATEVELKERKHRIEDAVRNAKAAVEEGIVAGGGVALLQASQVFEKLELEGDEATGANAVRIALEAPLKQIAVNAGLEGGVVVEKVRNLTPGHGLNAATGEYVDLVAEGIIDPAKVTRSALQNAASIAALFLTTEAVIADKPEKNAAPAGGGMPGGDMDF
- a CDS encoding NADH:flavin oxidoreductase, with the translated sequence MTVTTPASRAARILSRPISLNGLTVPNRIVMAPMTRMFSPGGVPGEDVRSYYARRAAAGVGLIVTEGTYVGHESAGQSDRVPRFHGEEQLAGWAKVAEDVHAAGGTIVPQLWHIGTVRNEGDAPFPDAPSHGPSGLRVDGTADATPMTQADIDAVIGAFARAAADAERIGFDGVEIHGAHGYLLDQFLWAYTNRRTDGYGGDPVARARFTAELVAAVRDAVSPEFPIIFRYSQWKQEAYDARLAQTPEELESILTPLAEAGVDAFHASTRRYWLPEFDGSDLNLAGWTKKLTGKPVITVGSVGLDGDFVHAFEGEGSPVRGLDNLLDRLEADEFDMVAVGRALLQDPEWAAKVLADRFDELQPYDAAAIKTLS
- a CDS encoding PTS transporter subunit EIIC, yielding MRIDPASTATAVLARVGGPANVVSVTHCMTRLRLTLADPAAGDEEALRAVPGVLGVVSGGDMWQIVLGPGVVDEVTAEVRTLLAAGTTDTTDAAAPETAPDRAARAPEDVRRRDAAPVRTALRRVAHVFVPLIPALIGCGILAGLNGLLLNAGLLPALTPALSAIASAFMALIPVFVGYNTAKEFGGTPVLGGAVAAVVVYPGVAKVTAFGVHLAPGQGGVLGALAAAFLATRVEKWCRGRVPGALDVLLTPAVTVLVAGLVTLYGLMYAAGTVAAAIGTAATWLLATTGALAGLLLGGLFLPLVMLGLHQALIPLHATLIEQQGYTALLPLLAMAGAGQVGAALAVYVRLRHDVPLRTTIRSALPAGLLGVGEPLIYGVSLPLGRPFLTACAGGAAGGAFIGFFAMLGTRVGATAIGPSGWALFPLLAGNRGPAMLASVYAGGLLTGYLVGFLATYLTFRPTDTTGTTVTTGTTGTVDTASTTGTTSTIGTTGATSTGTATPAPGT
- the murQ gene encoding N-acetylmuramic acid 6-phosphate etherase — its product is MTSHDLRTELASLTTEAFRPELADIDRLPTLEIARLMNGEDAGVPAAVAAELPRIAAAVDAVADRMTRGGRLVYAGAGTAGRLGVLDASECPPTFNTDPAQVVGLIAGGPDAMVTSVEGAEDSAELARRDLDALKLNAEDSVVGVSASGRTPYAVGAVEHARALGALTVGLACNENSALAAAAEHGIEVVVGPELITGSTRLKAGTAQKLVLNMLSTITMIRLGKTYGNLMVDVRASNEKLRARSRRIVALATGAGDEEIEEALTRTGGEVKHAILALLAGVDGPTAARLLEECDGHLRAALAHAPR
- a CDS encoding MurR/RpiR family transcriptional regulator — translated: MTQDLKESFGSPGGSLAAKVRTLAPSMTRSMQRVAEAVASDPAGCAALTVTGLAGLTGTSEATVVRTARLLGYPGYRDLRLALAGLAAQQQSGRAPAITTDIAVDDPLADVVAKLAYEEQQTLADTAAGLDTGQLGAAVTALAGARRTDVYGIGASGLVAQDLTQKLLRIGLIAHAHSDPHLAVTNAVQLRSGDVAIAITHSGSTGDVIEPLRAAFEHGATTVAITGRPDSPVTQYADLVLTTSTSRESELRPAAMSSRTSQLLVVDCLFVGVAQRTYETAAPALAASYEALAHRHRSASR